In Vulpes lagopus strain Blue_001 chromosome 1, ASM1834538v1, whole genome shotgun sequence, a genomic segment contains:
- the PRELID3A gene encoding PRELI domain containing protein 3A isoform X3, giving the protein MKIWSSEHVFGHPWDTVIKAAMRKYPNPMNPCVVGVDVLERSVDGRGRLHSHRLLSTEWGLPGFVKAILGTSRTLTYIKEHSVVDPVEKKMELCSTNITLTNVVSVNERLVYTPHPEDPGMTVLTQEAIITVKGISLGSYLESLMASTISSNAKKGWAAIEWIIENSERAVS; this is encoded by the exons ATGAAGATCTGGAGCTCGGAGCACGTGTTCGG CCACCCTTGGGACACCGTCATCAAAGCTGCCATGAGGAAGTACCCGAATCCAATGAACCCCTGTGTCGTGGGAGTAGACGTGCTGGAGCGCAGTGTGGACGGCCGGGGCCGGCTGCACAGCCACCGCCTCCTCAGCACTGAGTGGGGGCTGCCCGGCTTCGTGAAAGCG attttgggAACCAGTAGGACTTTGACATACATCAAAGAACATTCTGTGGTGGATccagtagaaaagaaaatggaactgTGTTCCACCAAT atcacACTCACAAACGTGGTGTCGGTGAACGAGAGGCTAGTGTACACACCCCACCCGGAGGACCCTGGAAT GACGGTGCTCACCCAAGAAGCCATCATCACCGTGAAGGGGATCAGCCTCGGCAGCTACCTGGAGAGTCTGATGGCCAGCACCATCTCCTCCAACGCCAAGAAG GGGTGGGCGGCTATTGAGTGGATAATTGAAAATTCTGAGCGCGCCGTGAGCTAA
- the PRELID3A gene encoding PRELI domain containing protein 3A isoform X5, with product MKIWSSEHVFGHPWDTVIKAAMRKYPNPMNPCVVGVDVLERSVDGRGRLHSHRLLSTEWGLPGFVKAILGTSRTLTYIKEHSVVDPVEKKMELCSTNDGAHPRSHHHREGDQPRQLPGESDGQHHLLQRQEESRRHKARTLDLD from the exons ATGAAGATCTGGAGCTCGGAGCACGTGTTCGG CCACCCTTGGGACACCGTCATCAAAGCTGCCATGAGGAAGTACCCGAATCCAATGAACCCCTGTGTCGTGGGAGTAGACGTGCTGGAGCGCAGTGTGGACGGCCGGGGCCGGCTGCACAGCCACCGCCTCCTCAGCACTGAGTGGGGGCTGCCCGGCTTCGTGAAAGCG attttgggAACCAGTAGGACTTTGACATACATCAAAGAACATTCTGTGGTGGATccagtagaaaagaaaatggaactgTGTTCCACCAAT GACGGTGCTCACCCAAGAAGCCATCATCACCGTGAAGGGGATCAGCCTCGGCAGCTACCTGGAGAGTCTGATGGCCAGCACCATCTCCTCCAACGCCAAGAAG